One region of Aeromicrobium sp. Sec7.5 genomic DNA includes:
- a CDS encoding WhiB family transcriptional regulator: MASITRLPAPRQESYEWQYLGACNAADPETFFPPEYERGPRRRHREATAKSFCGQCPVVKECLEHALAVQEPYGVWGGLNATEREHVLRASAARRTSRSIQTKKAG, encoded by the coding sequence ATGGCCAGCATCACCCGACTTCCGGCCCCCCGGCAGGAGTCGTACGAGTGGCAGTACCTCGGCGCGTGCAACGCGGCGGACCCGGAGACGTTCTTTCCCCCGGAGTACGAGCGCGGTCCGCGTCGCCGGCACCGTGAGGCCACGGCGAAGTCCTTCTGCGGCCAGTGCCCCGTCGTGAAGGAGTGCCTGGAGCACGCCCTCGCGGTCCAGGAGCCCTACGGCGTCTGGGGCGGGCTCAACGCCACCGAGCGTGAGCACGTCCTGCGCGCCTCGGCCGCCCGTCGCACGTCACGCTCGATCCAGACCAAGAAGGCCGGCTGA
- a CDS encoding cyclopropane-fatty-acyl-phospholipid synthase family protein, translating to MTDSTTDLVPAHRSPLPAPDQNAWPELSDTPRTPVKGRVAKSLMKRAVRKMPVRVTFPDGASWGKGDASSPELAVASSAGLFNRIGDQTKIGLGEAYMVGDWSAGPSTDLAELLTPFAARLTKLVPAPLQKLRTLVDIDLPGADRNTTEGSRANIEAHYDLSNDLFTRFLDPTLSYSSAWFADDDESLEAAQIRKMDGILDQAAVTEGSRVLEIGSGWGSLAIRAAQRGATVTTITLSQEQAALAQQRFEEAGVAEQIEIRLQDYREVPEAETGTYDAIVSCEMIEAVGEEFWPTYFQTIDRLLAPGGRVSIQAITMAHHRYRTTRRSYGWIQKYIFPGGLIPSEKAIDLSLAKHTGLKVTSRRPLGIHYARTLHLWREEFNANWDEISHFGFDETFRRMWEFYLAYCEAGFATGYLDVVQIQMQRR from the coding sequence ATGACCGACTCCACCACGGACCTCGTGCCCGCCCATCGCAGCCCGCTGCCCGCCCCGGACCAGAACGCCTGGCCCGAGCTGTCGGACACCCCCCGCACCCCCGTCAAGGGTCGCGTCGCCAAGTCGCTCATGAAGCGCGCCGTGCGCAAGATGCCGGTGCGCGTCACCTTCCCCGACGGCGCCTCCTGGGGCAAGGGCGACGCGTCCTCCCCCGAGCTCGCGGTCGCGAGCTCCGCCGGGTTGTTCAACCGCATCGGCGACCAGACCAAGATCGGCCTCGGCGAGGCCTACATGGTCGGCGACTGGTCCGCCGGTCCCTCGACCGACCTGGCCGAGCTGCTGACGCCGTTCGCGGCCCGGCTCACCAAGCTGGTCCCGGCCCCCTTGCAGAAGCTGCGCACGCTCGTCGACATCGACCTGCCGGGCGCCGACCGCAACACGACCGAGGGGTCCCGGGCCAACATCGAGGCCCACTACGACCTCTCCAACGACCTCTTCACCCGCTTCCTCGACCCGACCCTGTCGTACTCGTCGGCCTGGTTCGCCGACGACGACGAGTCGCTCGAGGCGGCCCAGATCCGCAAGATGGACGGGATCCTCGACCAGGCCGCCGTCACCGAGGGCTCCCGGGTCCTCGAGATCGGCAGCGGCTGGGGCTCCCTGGCGATCCGCGCGGCCCAGCGTGGCGCCACGGTCACCACGATCACCCTCTCGCAGGAGCAGGCCGCGCTCGCGCAGCAGCGCTTCGAGGAGGCCGGCGTCGCCGAGCAGATCGAGATCCGCCTGCAGGACTACCGCGAGGTCCCCGAGGCCGAGACCGGCACGTACGACGCGATCGTGAGCTGCGAGATGATCGAGGCCGTCGGCGAGGAGTTCTGGCCGACGTACTTCCAGACCATCGACCGCCTGCTCGCCCCCGGCGGACGCGTCTCGATCCAGGCCATCACGATGGCGCACCACCGGTACCGCACGACGCGTCGCTCGTACGGCTGGATCCAGAAGTACATCTTCCCCGGCGGACTCATCCCGTCCGAGAAGGCGATCGACCTCTCCCTGGCCAAGCACACGGGTCTGAAGGTCACGTCCCGCCGACCGCTGGGTATCCACTACGCCCGCACGCTGCACCTGTGGCGCGAGGAGTTCAACGCCAACTGGGACGAGATCTCGCACTTCGGCTTCGACGAGACCTTCCGCCGCATGTGGGAGTTCTACCTCGCCTACTGCGAGGCCGGGTTCGCCACGGGCTACCTCGACGTCGTGCAGATCCAGATGCAGCGTCGCTGA
- a CDS encoding DUF1365 domain-containing protein, which produces MSTAVALPSLPALVHGTVSHARKGPVDHRFRHRVYQWLVDLDAMPRVPFWLRPFATFRAADHIGDPGATIRANIETYCRAQGVDVSDCRIVMLANARVLGHVFDPLSVFWAIDDDGVRCIVAEVHNTYGERHAYFLQPDAAGRAQVDKAFYVSPFYEVDGSYDLLFELGHDRVTTTIVLKREGRTAFAATFDGSPRHASAGQVLRTVVTQPLMTQRTSALIRIHGVWLWLRRLPLVPRPHRDPQEGTS; this is translated from the coding sequence GTGAGCACCGCCGTCGCCCTGCCCTCGCTGCCTGCCCTCGTGCACGGCACGGTCTCCCACGCCCGCAAGGGACCGGTCGACCACCGGTTCCGCCACCGGGTCTACCAGTGGCTCGTCGACCTCGACGCGATGCCGCGGGTGCCGTTCTGGCTGCGGCCGTTCGCCACGTTCCGCGCCGCCGACCACATCGGCGACCCGGGCGCCACGATCCGCGCGAACATCGAGACCTACTGCCGCGCGCAGGGCGTCGACGTCAGCGACTGCCGCATCGTGATGCTCGCCAACGCCCGCGTCCTGGGCCACGTCTTCGACCCGCTCAGCGTGTTCTGGGCCATCGACGACGACGGCGTCCGGTGCATCGTCGCCGAGGTGCACAACACCTACGGCGAGCGCCATGCCTACTTCCTGCAGCCCGACGCGGCCGGCAGGGCCCAGGTCGACAAGGCGTTCTACGTCTCGCCGTTCTACGAGGTCGACGGCAGCTACGACCTGCTGTTCGAGCTCGGCCACGACCGGGTGACCACCACGATCGTGCTCAAGCGCGAGGGGCGTACGGCCTTCGCCGCGACGTTCGACGGCTCCCCGCGCCACGCCTCGGCCGGTCAGGTGCTGCGCACCGTCGTGACCCAGCCCCTCATGACCCAGCGCACCAGTGCGCTCATCCGAATCCATGGCGTGTGGCTCTGGCTGCGCCGCCTCCCCCTCGTCCCCCGACCCCACCGTGACCCCCAGGAGGGCACCTCATGA
- a CDS encoding NAD(P)/FAD-dependent oxidoreductase, whose protein sequence is MTSSVAVVGSGISGLTAAYALRSTHRVTLFESEPRFGGHAHTHDVVEAGRTHRVDTGFIVLNDRNYPELQRLFAELGVQIRPTEMSMSIRCDGCGLEYAGGRGGKGLFAQRRRLLDPRYIRMLLNVKRFQKLALALLESPEGSEQGAAAGEVLTYGDFLAQHDFDEYFLRHYALPVVACVWSSSNDDARHYPARYLFEFLRHHGFLSIKGSPQWYTVVGGSGTYVDRVTEEIGDVRHSTRITAVSRKPDHVLLTDHTGQTHEFDQVVIATHADDALALLTDPSDDETRTLGAFGYSHNETVLHHDASLLPEAAQAKSAWNYRMDACAPSGTATPVTYWMNRLQGLTDAPPFLVTLNGTDRLAADAVVETMHYTHPLYTPDSVAAQSELPALNRADTVFAGAYHGWGFHEDGCRSGIAAARALGATW, encoded by the coding sequence ATGACCTCTTCTGTCGCCGTCGTCGGCTCGGGCATCTCCGGCCTCACCGCCGCGTACGCCCTGCGCTCGACGCACCGGGTCACCCTCTTCGAGTCCGAGCCCCGCTTCGGCGGCCACGCGCACACCCATGACGTGGTCGAGGCCGGTCGCACGCACCGCGTCGACACGGGCTTCATCGTCCTGAACGACCGGAACTACCCCGAGCTGCAGCGCCTGTTCGCCGAGCTCGGCGTCCAGATCCGCCCCACCGAGATGAGCATGAGCATCCGGTGCGACGGCTGTGGGCTGGAGTACGCCGGCGGCCGGGGTGGCAAGGGCCTGTTCGCCCAGCGCCGCCGCCTCCTCGACCCGCGCTACATCCGCATGCTGCTGAACGTGAAGCGCTTCCAGAAGCTGGCGCTGGCGCTCCTCGAATCCCCCGAGGGCTCGGAGCAGGGCGCCGCGGCCGGCGAGGTGCTCACCTACGGCGACTTCCTCGCCCAGCACGACTTCGACGAGTACTTCCTGCGGCACTACGCCCTCCCGGTCGTGGCCTGCGTCTGGTCCTCGAGCAACGACGACGCCCGCCACTACCCCGCGCGCTACCTCTTCGAGTTCCTGCGTCACCACGGGTTCCTGTCGATCAAGGGCTCGCCGCAGTGGTACACCGTGGTCGGCGGCTCCGGCACCTACGTCGACCGCGTGACCGAGGAGATCGGCGACGTCCGGCACTCGACCCGCATCACGGCCGTCAGCCGCAAGCCCGACCACGTGCTGCTGACCGACCACACGGGCCAGACGCACGAGTTCGACCAGGTCGTGATCGCGACCCACGCCGACGACGCGCTCGCGCTCCTGACCGACCCGAGCGACGACGAGACCCGCACGCTCGGCGCCTTCGGCTACTCGCACAACGAGACCGTGCTGCACCACGACGCCTCCCTGCTGCCCGAGGCCGCGCAGGCGAAGTCGGCCTGGAACTACCGGATGGACGCCTGTGCGCCCAGTGGCACCGCCACCCCGGTGACGTACTGGATGAACCGCCTCCAGGGCCTCACCGACGCCCCGCCCTTCCTCGTCACGCTGAACGGCACCGACCGCCTGGCGGCCGACGCGGTCGTCGAGACGATGCACTACACGCACCCGCTCTACACGCCCGACTCCGTCGCCGCGCAGAGCGAGCTGCCGGCCCTGAACCGCGCCGACACGGTCTTCGCCGGCGCGTACCACGGGTGGGGCTTCCACGAGGACGGCTGCCGCTCGGGCATCGCGGCCGCGCGGGCCCTCGGGGCCACCTGGTGA
- a CDS encoding fatty acid desaturase family protein has protein sequence MSHKRTTIPVRYDATGHNQAPAPLADATGRQATIGLDLMTREELDSFGTELDAVRRRTLESLGQADADYIRRVVRLQQWSEILGRIGIFTPFFWPTFVAGIVLLGLSKILENMEIGHNVMHGQYDWMNDPLIDGKRYEWDNVAPAQDWKHGHNYLHHTYTNIHGMDKDIGYGLLRIDDAQPWYPSHRANLPAAFLLMLFFEWGVMYHGLELGDYLKGEMSKEEFPARKKRALAKTRRQVFKDYVAFPVLALALVPMVGWWAPLAVLGATFTANIIRNIWTFLIMLCGHFPAEVQSFDEDEVKNESRGQWYLRQLLGSANISGSRPFHVLSGNLSHQIEHHLFPDIPARRYPEVAREIRDICERHGLPYNSGRMGRQLLSVSSPRTDAGRRTRTWWARAPRARRCAARSVRRFAPHAIVRNTGPHELAPPRDRHRRGQHAGRERRRSPRPDPSDRGLTTN, from the coding sequence ATGAGCCACAAGCGCACCACGATCCCGGTCCGCTACGACGCCACCGGCCACAACCAGGCGCCCGCGCCGTTGGCGGACGCGACCGGCCGCCAGGCTACGATCGGCCTGGACCTCATGACCCGCGAGGAGCTCGACTCCTTCGGCACCGAGCTCGACGCGGTCCGGCGCCGCACGCTCGAGTCGCTCGGGCAGGCCGATGCCGACTACATCCGCCGCGTCGTGCGCCTCCAGCAGTGGTCGGAGATCCTGGGCCGCATCGGCATCTTCACGCCGTTCTTCTGGCCCACGTTCGTCGCCGGCATCGTGCTCCTCGGCCTCTCCAAGATCCTCGAGAACATGGAGATCGGCCACAACGTCATGCACGGTCAGTACGACTGGATGAACGACCCGCTGATCGACGGCAAGCGGTACGAGTGGGACAACGTGGCGCCCGCGCAGGACTGGAAGCACGGCCACAACTATCTGCACCACACGTACACGAACATCCACGGTATGGACAAGGACATCGGGTACGGCCTGCTCCGCATCGACGACGCACAGCCCTGGTACCCGAGCCACCGCGCCAACCTCCCGGCCGCCTTCCTACTGATGCTGTTCTTCGAGTGGGGCGTGATGTACCACGGCCTCGAGCTCGGCGACTACCTCAAGGGCGAGATGTCCAAGGAGGAGTTCCCGGCCCGCAAGAAGCGGGCCCTGGCCAAGACGCGCCGTCAGGTCTTCAAGGACTACGTCGCGTTCCCAGTGCTGGCTCTGGCCCTGGTGCCGATGGTCGGCTGGTGGGCCCCGCTCGCGGTCCTCGGCGCCACGTTCACCGCCAACATCATCCGCAACATCTGGACGTTCCTGATCATGCTCTGCGGCCACTTCCCGGCGGAGGTGCAGTCCTTCGACGAGGACGAGGTCAAGAACGAGTCGCGCGGCCAGTGGTACCTGCGCCAGCTGCTCGGCTCGGCCAACATCTCCGGCTCGCGCCCGTTCCACGTCCTGAGCGGCAACCTGAGCCACCAGATCGAGCACCACCTGTTCCCTGACATCCCGGCCCGCCGCTACCCGGAGGTCGCCCGCGAGATCCGCGACATCTGCGAGCGTCACGGCCTGCCGTACAACAGCGGCCGCATGGGCCGGCAGCTCCTGAGCGTCAGCTCGCCACGTACGGACGCAGGCCGTCGGACCCGTACATGGTGGGCAAGAGCCCCGAGAGCAAGGCGCTGCGCCGCGCGAAGCGTGAGGCGGTTCGCGCCTCACGCGATCGTGCGGAACACTGGACCGCATGAGCTTGCCCCGCCGAGAGACCGGCATCGTCGCGGCCAGCATGCGGGCCGAGAGCGACGCCGATCACCTCGGCCGGACCCATCCGATCGCGGACTGACGACGAACTAG
- a CDS encoding 2Fe-2S iron-sulfur cluster-binding protein, translated as MEYFKVPTIDPALLEAAAAQASGTLSFDRFGTVAENSGNTILEQAEAADLTPEYGCRMGVCNTCAIKKLYGAVRHVISGEVNANTDETIKPCVHMPVGDVTVAL; from the coding sequence ATGGAGTACTTCAAGGTCCCCACCATCGACCCCGCCCTCCTCGAGGCCGCGGCCGCCCAGGCGTCCGGAACCCTGAGCTTCGACCGCTTCGGCACCGTCGCCGAGAACTCCGGCAACACGATCCTGGAGCAGGCCGAGGCGGCGGATCTCACGCCCGAGTACGGCTGCCGCATGGGCGTCTGCAACACCTGTGCGATCAAGAAGCTGTACGGCGCCGTCCGCCACGTCATCAGTGGCGAGGTCAACGCCAACACCGACGAGACCATCAAGCCCTGTGTCCACATGCCGGTCGGCGACGTCACCGTCGCCCTCTGA
- a CDS encoding MaoC family dehydratase yields MRVFAGPEELRAAVGEEIGVSSWLEITQERVNQFADATGDQQWIHTDPERAADGPFGGTIAHGYLTLSLMVPFMLEVYRVENRKHAVNYGLNKVRFTSPVPVGSRLRGRLTLAEASEVAGGLQILWAITIEREGEERPACVAESITRIYF; encoded by the coding sequence ATGCGGGTGTTCGCAGGACCTGAGGAGCTGCGCGCGGCGGTCGGCGAGGAGATCGGGGTCAGCTCCTGGCTCGAGATCACGCAGGAGCGTGTCAACCAGTTCGCCGACGCGACGGGGGACCAGCAGTGGATCCACACCGATCCCGAGCGAGCGGCCGACGGGCCCTTCGGCGGGACGATCGCCCACGGCTACCTGACGCTGAGCCTCATGGTGCCGTTCATGCTCGAGGTCTACCGCGTCGAGAACCGCAAGCACGCCGTCAACTACGGCCTCAACAAGGTGCGCTTCACCTCGCCCGTCCCGGTCGGTTCCCGCTTGCGGGGGCGCCTGACGTTGGCCGAGGCCTCCGAGGTTGCCGGGGGTCTGCAGATCCTCTGGGCCATCACGATCGAGCGTGAAGGCGAGGAGCGACCCGCCTGCGTCGCCGAGAGCATCACGCGCATCTACTTCTGA
- a CDS encoding MFS transporter, with product MTTTSDAGRSSWQLIRDPRFGSFILGKTLAFIGVWIHNVVAAVIAWEITHSATWVAIVSVVQFLPQILLAPIVGPMADRSSRGRQVAYGRVFCVAGSGGLGIWLWVTGIDSIGIWPVLLMTFTVGVGFAVSGPAMQAMVPDLVEPAEVGRAVGLDSVPTMLGRAAGPAIGALLLAFAGAAAALAVATIGHLAFGVIGVLLARDELPRETSPDGGGFIDGLRYIRRNPVVILLLLGVTGVGMGADPVVTLAPALAHDLGGSNALVGYFGSAFGVGAVLGSVVSATVGGASRPTSAPVAGLAVMGAGIAVIPLMPTALGVCAAFLVSGVGFTVALAGCTTSLHRVVPTSMRGRVMSLWVIAFMGTRPVAAIVNGVLADAFGTAVALVAMGLFVAATGALCLPRVLQHVSERR from the coding sequence GTGACGACGACGTCGGACGCGGGACGGTCGTCCTGGCAGCTCATCCGGGACCCTCGGTTCGGCTCGTTCATCCTGGGCAAGACGCTCGCCTTCATCGGTGTGTGGATCCACAACGTCGTCGCTGCCGTGATCGCGTGGGAGATCACGCACTCGGCCACGTGGGTCGCGATCGTCAGCGTCGTCCAGTTCCTGCCGCAGATCCTCCTGGCGCCGATCGTCGGGCCGATGGCCGATCGCTCGAGCCGGGGTCGGCAGGTGGCGTACGGACGCGTCTTCTGCGTCGCCGGCTCCGGCGGACTCGGGATCTGGCTGTGGGTTACGGGGATCGACAGCATCGGCATCTGGCCGGTGCTGCTCATGACGTTCACCGTCGGTGTCGGGTTCGCTGTCAGCGGTCCGGCGATGCAGGCGATGGTCCCGGACCTCGTGGAACCGGCGGAGGTCGGACGCGCCGTCGGGCTCGACTCGGTCCCGACGATGCTGGGCCGTGCGGCTGGCCCGGCGATCGGCGCCCTGCTCCTGGCTTTCGCGGGAGCCGCAGCCGCGCTCGCCGTGGCCACGATCGGCCACCTCGCCTTCGGCGTCATCGGCGTCCTGCTCGCGCGTGACGAGCTGCCTCGGGAGACGTCCCCCGACGGCGGCGGCTTCATCGACGGGCTGCGGTACATCCGCCGGAACCCCGTCGTGATCCTGCTGCTGCTCGGCGTCACGGGGGTGGGGATGGGTGCCGATCCGGTCGTGACGCTCGCCCCCGCGCTGGCGCACGACCTCGGTGGCAGTAATGCGCTGGTCGGCTACTTCGGTTCGGCGTTCGGCGTGGGTGCCGTTCTCGGGAGCGTCGTCTCGGCCACGGTCGGTGGCGCAAGCCGGCCGACGTCGGCACCCGTCGCAGGTCTCGCGGTGATGGGCGCCGGGATCGCGGTCATCCCGCTGATGCCGACGGCCCTGGGTGTCTGCGCAGCCTTCCTGGTCTCTGGCGTCGGCTTCACCGTGGCACTGGCCGGCTGCACGACATCCCTGCACCGCGTAGTGCCCACGTCGATGCGTGGTCGGGTGATGTCGCTGTGGGTCATCGCGTTCATGGGGACCCGTCCGGTCGCGGCGATCGTCAACGGTGTCCTGGCCGATGCCTTCGGCACAGCGGTCGCGCTGGTGGCGATGGGCCTGTTCGTCGCGGCGACCGGTGCCCTGTGCCTGCCTCGCGTGCTGCAGCACGTCTCGGAGCGTAGATAA
- a CDS encoding Bug family tripartite tricarboxylate transporter substrate binding protein — translation MKKLTSGLLAGVLTFAVAACGGSGTSSADPADADGYPGDDITMIVTYAAGGATDIAGRAIAQAFEDSLGVSVVVENVEGASGAIGSAEVAQARPDGLTVAMTTSSAVNRVPLIEEVGFTVDDIIPIGVVTQYDGVISVPADSPYKTIDDLIEAAKDAPDEITVGQAGAQVPGAVEFERMKAEYDVPFQVVPFQGDAPTLTGLLGKNVDAAVTSWNESVQAQHDTGAIRPLAVMGAERTSYLPDVPSLAESGFEDLVYGTSTYIIIVPKGTPEAIVTKLETELEAAVNDADTRTALGGDIGVPEEFVGSEGLSKQMETEIDALGSILQELFG, via the coding sequence ATGAAGAAGCTCACCAGCGGCCTACTTGCCGGGGTCCTTACCTTCGCCGTTGCGGCGTGCGGGGGCTCAGGCACCTCGTCGGCCGATCCCGCGGACGCGGACGGGTACCCGGGCGACGACATCACGATGATCGTCACGTACGCCGCCGGCGGCGCGACAGATATCGCCGGTCGCGCGATCGCCCAGGCGTTCGAGGACTCCCTCGGAGTCTCGGTCGTGGTCGAGAACGTCGAGGGTGCCTCCGGTGCGATCGGCTCGGCGGAGGTCGCGCAGGCGCGCCCCGACGGACTTACGGTCGCCATGACGACCTCCTCGGCCGTCAACCGGGTGCCGCTGATCGAGGAGGTCGGCTTCACGGTCGACGACATCATCCCGATCGGTGTCGTGACCCAGTACGACGGCGTGATCTCGGTCCCGGCCGACTCGCCTTATAAGACGATCGACGACCTGATCGAGGCTGCGAAGGACGCGCCGGACGAGATCACGGTCGGTCAGGCCGGTGCCCAGGTGCCCGGGGCCGTCGAGTTCGAGCGCATGAAGGCCGAGTACGACGTCCCGTTCCAGGTCGTGCCGTTCCAGGGAGACGCCCCCACGCTGACCGGCCTGCTCGGCAAGAACGTCGACGCGGCCGTCACCTCGTGGAACGAGAGCGTCCAGGCCCAGCACGACACGGGCGCGATCCGACCGCTCGCCGTCATGGGTGCGGAGCGCACGTCCTACCTGCCCGACGTGCCGAGTCTCGCGGAGAGCGGCTTCGAGGACCTCGTCTACGGCACGTCGACCTACATCATCATCGTGCCGAAGGGCACGCCCGAGGCGATCGTCACGAAGCTGGAGACCGAGCTCGAGGCCGCCGTGAACGACGCGGACACCCGCACGGCACTGGGTGGCGACATCGGGGTGCCCGAAGAGTTCGTCGGCTCCGAAGGGCTCTCGAAGCAGATGGAGACGGAGATCGACGCCCTCGGATCGATCCTCCAGGAGCTGTTCGGCTGA
- a CDS encoding crotonase/enoyl-CoA hydratase family protein, whose amino-acid sequence MTSPVVAEARGAVLVVSLDRPGTRNAITAGMAQAVARHLDGLDESPDLRVSVIHGRNGYFSSGMDLKQFARTGERPLDPHRGSGGLAWVPPRKPVVAAVDGYALGLGFEMVLACDLVVAASDAVLGLPEVTHGLVAGGGGAMRLPSRLPRAAAMEILLTGRPCPATRLHELGLVNRLAAPGESLESAVALAEEVAAMDPAAVGLTKQIVVESRDWSESEMFARQEPRLAAFLEDRRSAGS is encoded by the coding sequence GTGACCTCCCCTGTCGTCGCCGAGGCCCGTGGTGCGGTCCTGGTCGTGTCGCTCGACCGGCCCGGGACGCGCAACGCGATCACGGCTGGCATGGCACAAGCCGTCGCCCGGCACCTCGACGGGCTGGACGAGTCGCCCGACCTCCGGGTCTCGGTGATTCACGGGCGCAACGGCTACTTCTCGTCCGGGATGGACCTGAAGCAGTTCGCGCGCACGGGGGAGCGGCCGCTGGACCCGCACCGGGGCAGTGGCGGCCTCGCGTGGGTGCCGCCCCGCAAGCCGGTCGTTGCCGCCGTCGACGGCTACGCGCTGGGCCTCGGGTTCGAGATGGTGCTGGCGTGCGACCTCGTGGTCGCGGCGTCCGACGCGGTGCTCGGTCTTCCGGAGGTCACCCACGGACTGGTGGCCGGGGGTGGCGGAGCGATGCGCCTCCCGTCGCGGCTCCCGCGGGCGGCAGCGATGGAGATCCTGCTGACGGGCCGCCCGTGCCCCGCGACTCGCCTCCACGAGCTGGGGCTCGTCAACCGCCTGGCCGCGCCGGGGGAGTCGCTCGAGTCGGCGGTCGCCCTTGCGGAGGAGGTGGCCGCGATGGATCCCGCCGCGGTCGGGTTGACCAAGCAGATCGTCGTCGAGTCCCGTGACTGGTCGGAGTCGGAGATGTTCGCCCGGCAGGAGCCGCGACTGGCGGCGTTCCTCGAGGACCGGCGGTCAGCGGGGTCGTGA
- a CDS encoding GntR family transcriptional regulator — protein MTKTAPTATGVQRCLTEIRQMIISGELLPGQKVHQGEIAALLNVSRIPVREALSTLQAEGVLTYKPNTGFTVARFSGEDLSEIYLMRRLLETELLRSIDLSTVDVAELEALNAKLSTLSSATDPDEYQETNLAFHFRLFDHSALKLVRQEVQRLWYMSSFYRSLYIQEADSRLRVHSDHVQIIEAVRANDLERLIRISDEHRGSTESLVTQRIGWSRPR, from the coding sequence ATGACGAAGACCGCCCCGACGGCAACCGGCGTCCAGCGCTGCCTGACCGAGATCCGCCAGATGATCATCTCGGGCGAGCTCCTGCCCGGACAGAAGGTGCACCAGGGCGAGATCGCTGCCCTGCTGAACGTCAGCCGCATCCCCGTGCGCGAGGCGCTGTCGACCCTGCAGGCCGAGGGCGTGCTGACCTACAAGCCCAACACCGGCTTCACGGTCGCGCGATTCAGCGGCGAGGACCTCTCCGAGATCTACCTGATGCGCAGACTCCTCGAGACCGAGCTGCTCCGCTCGATCGACCTCAGCACGGTCGATGTCGCAGAGCTCGAGGCACTCAACGCCAAGCTGTCCACCCTGTCATCGGCCACGGATCCCGACGAGTACCAGGAAACGAACCTAGCGTTCCACTTCCGACTCTTCGATCACTCCGCCCTCAAGCTCGTGCGCCAGGAAGTCCAGCGCCTCTGGTACATGTCGAGCTTCTACCGCTCGCTCTACATCCAGGAGGCCGACTCGCGGCTGCGGGTCCACAGCGATCACGTGCAGATCATCGAGGCGGTCCGCGCCAACGACCTCGAAAGGCTGATCCGGATCAGCGACGAGCACCGAGGATCCACCGAGTCTCTCGTGACCCAGCGCATCGGGTGGTCACGACCCCGCTGA